A genomic region of Pseudoalteromonas rubra contains the following coding sequences:
- a CDS encoding enoyl-CoA hydratase: protein MSAQLKLEKQGHIAIVTMSNPPANTWTRDTLVGLKELVNELNADKNIYSLVITGEGEKFFSAGADLNVFADGDKGVAADMSRVFGEAFETLSDFRGVSIAAINGFAMGGGLEVALACDIRIAETQAQMALPEAKVGLLPCAGGTQNLSWLVGEGWAKRMILCGERLKADKAREIGLVEEVVEQGKALEAALELANKVEDQSPVAVTACKALIQKGRSGTINSALPLERELFVTLFDTQDQKEGVNAFLEKRKANWVNG from the coding sequence ATGTCAGCACAATTGAAACTCGAAAAACAAGGTCACATCGCGATAGTCACTATGTCGAACCCACCGGCTAACACCTGGACTCGCGACACTTTGGTAGGCCTCAAAGAGCTGGTGAACGAGCTGAATGCCGATAAAAACATCTACTCATTGGTGATCACCGGTGAAGGTGAAAAGTTCTTCTCGGCCGGTGCCGATCTGAATGTGTTCGCCGATGGCGACAAAGGGGTTGCGGCCGACATGTCTCGCGTATTTGGCGAAGCATTTGAAACACTGAGTGACTTCCGTGGTGTGTCTATCGCCGCCATTAATGGTTTTGCGATGGGAGGTGGCCTGGAAGTCGCGCTGGCCTGTGACATCCGTATTGCAGAGACGCAGGCTCAAATGGCACTGCCAGAAGCCAAAGTGGGCTTACTGCCTTGTGCTGGCGGGACGCAAAACTTGTCCTGGTTGGTCGGCGAAGGTTGGGCTAAGCGCATGATTCTGTGTGGTGAACGCCTCAAAGCGGATAAAGCGCGGGAGATTGGACTGGTTGAAGAAGTGGTTGAGCAGGGCAAAGCGCTCGAAGCTGCGCTTGAGTTGGCTAATAAAGTTGAAGATCAAAGCCCAGTGGCCGTTACCGCCTGTAAGGCACTGATCCAAAAAGGCCGCTCAGGGACCATCAACAGTGCTTTGCCGCTTGAGCGTGAACTGTTTGTGACTCTGTTCGACACACAAGATCAAAAAGAGGGCGTGAATGCCTTCCTGGAAAAACGTAAAGCAAACTGGGTGAATGGCTAA
- a CDS encoding acyl-CoA dehydrogenase family protein, with translation MDFNLNEDQQAFAETAHQFAMSELAPHAAEWDQKHIFPKDVIKKAGELGFCGLYTPEEAGGLGLSRLDSSIIFEQLSMGCTATTAMLTIHNMATWMIASFATDTVKEQYMDQLVMGELLASYCLTEPGSGSDAASLKTKAVLEGDEYVLNGSKMFISGAGETDVLVVMARTGEDGPKGISAFVVPADAEGVIYGKAEEKMGWNAQPTRLVTFEDVRIPAANLMGKEGEGFKFAMQGLDGGRINIATCSIGTAQQALNTAKEYMQERQQFGKPLAAFQALQFKIADMNTELVAARQMVRLAAFKLDSNDSEKTTYCAMAKRFATDVGTKVCDDALQIHGGYGYIKEYPLERHLRDVRVHQILEGTNEIMRVIIARRILAEGAASVL, from the coding sequence ATGGACTTTAATCTCAACGAAGATCAACAGGCATTCGCCGAAACCGCACATCAGTTCGCCATGAGTGAACTGGCACCCCATGCAGCTGAATGGGATCAGAAGCACATTTTCCCTAAAGACGTCATTAAAAAAGCCGGTGAGCTGGGTTTTTGTGGCTTATACACACCGGAAGAAGCGGGTGGACTGGGCCTGTCACGTCTAGATTCAAGCATTATTTTTGAGCAATTGTCGATGGGCTGTACGGCAACCACGGCGATGCTGACCATACACAACATGGCGACCTGGATGATCGCCAGCTTCGCAACCGATACGGTAAAAGAGCAATACATGGACCAGTTGGTGATGGGGGAGCTATTGGCTTCTTACTGCCTGACTGAACCTGGCTCGGGCTCTGATGCGGCGTCTTTGAAAACGAAAGCCGTGCTGGAAGGCGATGAGTATGTCCTGAACGGCTCAAAAATGTTCATCTCGGGCGCCGGTGAGACCGATGTACTGGTTGTGATGGCCCGCACGGGTGAAGACGGTCCGAAAGGCATTTCAGCCTTTGTTGTGCCGGCAGATGCCGAAGGTGTCATCTATGGTAAAGCAGAAGAAAAAATGGGCTGGAACGCTCAGCCGACCCGTCTGGTCACGTTTGAAGATGTGCGTATTCCTGCAGCCAACCTGATGGGCAAAGAAGGCGAAGGGTTTAAATTTGCCATGCAAGGTTTGGACGGTGGTCGTATCAACATTGCCACTTGTTCAATCGGCACCGCGCAACAGGCCTTAAATACAGCCAAAGAATATATGCAGGAGCGTCAGCAATTTGGTAAGCCACTGGCGGCTTTCCAGGCACTTCAATTTAAGATTGCAGACATGAACACAGAACTGGTTGCAGCGCGTCAGATGGTCCGCCTGGCAGCCTTTAAACTAGACAGCAACGACAGTGAAAAAACCACTTATTGTGCCATGGCAAAGCGCTTTGCCACAGACGTTGGTACTAAAGTTTGTGATGATGCATTACAAATTCATGGTGGTTATGGCTACATCAAAGAATACCCACTTGAGCGCCACCTGCGTGATGTACGCGTTCATCAAATCCTGGAAGGCACCAATGAGATCATGCGGGTGATCATTGCACGCCGAATTTTAGCCGAAGGCGCAGCAAGCGTATTGTAA